From a single Pleurodeles waltl isolate 20211129_DDA chromosome 10, aPleWal1.hap1.20221129, whole genome shotgun sequence genomic region:
- the LOC138261576 gene encoding uncharacterized protein: protein MEEKPTLADMIAQLAEGQRYLQLVWEQQIKEAKEEREALQIALKNQATIMANNQLVHENALGKLTETIAHTKVHHNVLSSVLQKYQENEDPDSFFTNFERVASSANGPMEKWGQYITPLLTGHLQAAYQVIHSGGVTPYNEVKKAILERISVDQERYRVKFRQTKWQSQENPDTLYYRVHHAGGKWLHPTETTKDDMFDAIILEQYLEALPVTTRNWVRQHLDLTNHTAIDLAFAFQRAPEFRGAHTKPTPLSSRMTVGRSVQPRPLTALGPERASAPHSSSL, encoded by the coding sequence atggaagaaaaacccaccctTGCAGACATGATAGCTCAGCTGGCAGAAGGACAACGATACCTCCAGCTGGTATGGGAACAGCAAATAAAAGAGGCCAAGGAGGAAAGAGAGGCCCTACAGATAGCTCTGAAAaaccaggccactatcatggcgaATAACCAATTGGTCCATGAAAATGCATTGGGAAAATTAACAGAAACCATTGCTCACACCAAAGTCCACCACAATGTCCTGAGTAGCGTGCTCCAAAAGTATCAGGAAAATGAGGATCCTGATtcattttttacaaactttgaacgAGTGGCGAGTTCGGCCAATGGGCCCATGGAGAAGTGGGGCCAATACATCACACCCCTCCTTACCGGGCATCTCCAGGCCGCCTACCAGGTCATACATTCAGGAGGGGTGACACCCTATAATGAAGTCAAGAAAGCGATATTGGAACGCATTAGCGTGGATCAAGAGAGATACAGAGTAAAGTTTCGACAGACCAAATGGCAGTCTCAGGAGAACCCTGATACTTTGTACTATCGGGTCCATCATGCAGGTGGAAAATGGCTACACCCCACGGAGACCACAAAAGATGACATGTTTGATGCCATCATCCTAGAGCAATACCTGGAAGCTCTTCCAGTCACCACCCGGAATTGGGTCAGACAACATCTGGATCTGACCAATCACACAGCCATAGACCTGGCCTTTGCCTTCCAACGGGCACCAGAGTTCCGAGGGGCTCATACAAAACCCACCCCCTTGTCATCTCGAATGACTGTAGGGAGAAGTGTACAACCTCGGCCACTCACTGCTCTTGGTCCTGAACGAGCATCCGCTCCGCATTCCTCTTCCCTGTAG